A genomic window from Sporohalobacter salinus includes:
- a CDS encoding TraR/DksA C4-type zinc finger protein: MAEYDEEYYKNELLKQRKRLIEQVESFNDKNYTGLQHSLKDSTSELSTYDNHPSDQAPNTFEREKDLGLKYNADRLLKKIDDALERLETGEYGICDICQKEINKERLELIPYTTRCVECNRAQQENEEDGTTDRPVAEEALHPPFERTFNDDTESLSFDGEDSWQSVAQYGTVNTPSDIGEAVEQAESYIDANENQGSVDWGDRVTDQGFTTGDEEYADENLLSHQPTVSEEVIEQDPSIDEEDE; the protein is encoded by the coding sequence ATGGCAGAATACGATGAAGAATACTATAAAAATGAATTATTGAAACAAAGAAAAAGATTAATAGAACAGGTCGAGAGCTTTAATGATAAGAATTATACAGGATTGCAACATAGTCTAAAAGACTCAACTAGTGAATTATCAACTTATGATAATCATCCCAGCGACCAAGCTCCTAATACTTTTGAACGGGAAAAAGATTTAGGTTTGAAGTATAATGCCGATCGATTATTAAAGAAAATAGATGATGCTCTAGAAAGGTTGGAAACGGGTGAGTATGGCATTTGTGATATATGTCAGAAAGAAATAAATAAAGAGCGTTTGGAGTTAATTCCGTATACGACCAGATGTGTTGAATGTAATCGTGCGCAGCAGGAAAATGAGGAAGATGGAACCACTGATCGTCCAGTAGCAGAAGAAGCTCTGCATCCTCCTTTTGAACGAACTTTTAATGATGATACAGAAAGTCTTAGCTTCGATGGGGAAGATAGCTGGCAGTCAGTAGCTCAGTATGGGACTGTAAATACTCCCTCTGATATTGGGGAAGCAGTTGAGCAGGCTGAGTCTTATATAGATGCTAATGAGAATCAAGGTAGTGTAGATTGGGGCGATAGAGTGACTGACCAAGGCTTTACAACTGGAGATGAAGAATATGCTGATGAAAATCTATTAAGCCATCAGCCAACAGTAAGTGAAGAGGTAATTGAGCAGGATCCTTCTATAGATGAAGAAGATGAATAA